A genomic window from Rhodococcus sp. KBS0724 includes:
- the infB gene encoding translation initiation factor IF-2: MAGKARVHELAKELGVTSKELLATLKEQGEFVKSASSTVEAPVARRLRESFPSAGGAETKPASSDAAAKPAAKPGAPSPSAAKPGAPRPGQRPGPKPAAPAPAAPAAPAAAAPAPAPAAPSAPAAPAPTTPAVPTPTFNAPAAPSNAPKPARPTPAAPAAPAAPAAAAPAAPSTGAKPGGPRPMPKAPRVGNNPYSSAPAERPAPRPAPGQSGPRPGAPRPAAQGGSRPAPGQGGPRPAPGQGGPRPAPGQGGPRPAPGQGGPRPPAGQGGPRPSPGSMPPRPNPGAMPARSARPAPGGGAGRPGRPGGAPGGRPGGGGGGYRGGGAPGGGAGAGAGAPGGGAPAGGFRGRPGGGGRPGQRGAAAGAFGRPGGAVRRGRKSKRAKRAEYESMQAPAVGGVRLPRGNGETIRLARGASLSDFADKIDANPAALVQALFNLGEMVTATQSVNDETLELLGGEMNYVVQVVSPEDEDRELLEHFDLTYGEDAGGEEDLESRPPVVTVMGHVDHGKTRLLDVIRKANVREGEAGGITQHIGAYQVLTELEGNERLVTFIDTPGHEAFTAMRARGAKATDLAILVVAADDGVMPQTVEAINHAQAADVPIVVAVNKIDKEGANPDKIRQQLTEYGLVAEEYGGDTMFVDISAKQGLHIDQLLEAVLLTADASLDLRANPDMDAQGVAIEAHLDRGRGPVATVLIQRGTLRVGDSIVAGDAYGRVRRMVDEHGEDVHEALPSRPVQVIGFTSVPGAGDNLLVVDEDRIARQIADRRNARKRNALAAKSRKRISLDDLDAALKEHSQLNLILKGDNSGTVEALEEALLAIPIDDEVQLRVIDRGVGGVTETNVNLAAASNAIIIGFNVRAEGKATELANREGVDIRYYSVIYQAIDEVEKALKGLLKPVYEEVELGKAEIRAMFRSSKIGNIAGCLVTSGSIRRNAKARLIRDSKVVAETVTISSLKREKEDATEVREGYECGLTVTYSDIKIGDVLECYELREKPRD; this comes from the coding sequence GTGGCAGGCAAGGCCCGCGTACACGAGTTGGCTAAAGAACTCGGTGTTACCAGCAAGGAACTACTCGCAACGCTCAAAGAGCAGGGCGAGTTCGTAAAGTCTGCGTCATCCACAGTGGAGGCGCCCGTCGCACGTCGTCTGCGGGAGTCCTTCCCGTCTGCCGGTGGTGCAGAAACCAAGCCCGCGTCCAGCGACGCAGCGGCAAAGCCCGCAGCAAAGCCGGGCGCACCGTCGCCGTCGGCAGCAAAGCCCGGCGCACCGCGTCCCGGTCAGCGTCCCGGCCCCAAGCCGGCCGCACCCGCTCCCGCGGCACCGGCAGCCCCGGCTGCTGCAGCTCCGGCCCCGGCTCCGGCAGCACCGTCCGCTCCCGCAGCTCCGGCTCCTACGACGCCGGCAGTTCCCACGCCGACGTTCAATGCGCCGGCTGCACCCAGCAATGCTCCGAAGCCGGCTCGTCCGACTCCGGCAGCTCCCGCTGCACCGGCAGCTCCCGCTGCAGCTGCTCCGGCGGCACCGTCGACCGGCGCAAAGCCCGGTGGACCTCGTCCGATGCCCAAGGCTCCGCGCGTCGGCAACAACCCGTACTCCTCGGCTCCGGCTGAGCGTCCGGCACCTCGTCCGGCTCCGGGCCAGAGTGGTCCTCGTCCGGGTGCTCCGCGCCCCGCGGCGCAGGGTGGATCTCGTCCGGCTCCCGGCCAGGGCGGTCCCCGTCCGGCTCCCGGCCAGGGTGGACCTCGTCCGGCTCCCGGCCAGGGCGGTCCCCGTCCGGCTCCCGGCCAGGGTGGACCTCGTCCGCCTGCAGGTCAGGGCGGACCCCGTCCGAGCCCCGGCTCCATGCCTCCTCGCCCGAACCCGGGTGCAATGCCTGCTCGTTCCGCTCGTCCCGCGCCCGGTGGCGGCGCAGGTCGTCCGGGCCGTCCCGGTGGCGCTCCCGGCGGTCGTCCCGGTGGCGGCGGCGGTGGGTACCGCGGTGGCGGAGCTCCCGGCGGCGGCGCAGGTGCCGGTGCAGGTGCTCCCGGTGGAGGAGCTCCCGCAGGTGGTTTCCGCGGTCGTCCCGGTGGCGGTGGCCGTCCCGGTCAGCGCGGCGCAGCAGCAGGTGCATTCGGTCGTCCCGGCGGAGCAGTTCGTCGTGGCCGTAAGTCGAAGCGGGCAAAGCGCGCCGAGTACGAGAGCATGCAGGCTCCCGCAGTCGGTGGCGTCAGGCTGCCTCGCGGCAACGGCGAGACCATCCGTCTCGCTCGCGGCGCATCGCTGTCCGACTTCGCAGACAAGATCGATGCGAACCCCGCAGCACTCGTGCAGGCACTGTTCAATCTCGGCGAGATGGTCACAGCAACGCAGTCGGTCAACGACGAGACGCTGGAGCTTCTCGGCGGCGAGATGAACTACGTCGTTCAGGTCGTCAGCCCTGAGGACGAAGACCGCGAGCTGCTCGAACACTTCGACCTCACCTACGGCGAGGACGCCGGCGGAGAAGAGGACCTCGAGTCCCGTCCGCCTGTGGTCACCGTCATGGGCCACGTCGACCACGGTAAGACCCGTCTGCTCGATGTGATCCGTAAGGCCAACGTCCGTGAGGGCGAAGCCGGCGGCATCACGCAGCACATCGGTGCTTACCAGGTGCTCACCGAGCTCGAGGGCAACGAGCGTCTCGTGACGTTCATCGACACCCCCGGTCACGAGGCCTTCACGGCCATGCGTGCTCGAGGTGCCAAGGCCACCGACCTCGCGATCCTTGTTGTCGCAGCCGACGACGGTGTCATGCCGCAGACGGTGGAAGCGATCAACCACGCCCAGGCGGCCGACGTGCCGATCGTGGTCGCGGTCAACAAGATCGACAAGGAAGGCGCTAACCCGGACAAGATCCGTCAGCAGCTGACCGAGTACGGACTGGTCGCCGAGGAATACGGCGGAGACACCATGTTCGTCGACATCTCGGCGAAGCAGGGTCTGCACATCGATCAGCTTCTCGAAGCTGTGTTGCTGACCGCGGATGCTTCCTTGGATCTGCGTGCAAACCCGGACATGGATGCACAGGGTGTTGCGATCGAGGCTCACCTCGACCGTGGCCGTGGCCCCGTTGCCACAGTGCTCATCCAGCGCGGAACGCTGCGCGTCGGCGATTCCATCGTCGCCGGTGATGCATACGGCCGCGTCCGCCGCATGGTGGACGAGCACGGCGAGGACGTCCACGAGGCACTGCCTTCGCGTCCGGTTCAGGTCATCGGCTTCACGTCCGTCCCCGGTGCAGGCGACAACCTGCTCGTGGTCGACGAGGACCGTATTGCCCGTCAGATCGCTGACCGTCGCAATGCACGTAAGCGCAACGCGTTGGCAGCGAAGAGCCGCAAGCGCATCAGCTTGGACGATCTCGATGCAGCTCTGAAGGAACATTCGCAGCTGAACTTGATCCTCAAGGGCGACAACTCGGGAACCGTCGAGGCTCTCGAAGAGGCACTGCTGGCGATCCCGATCGACGACGAGGTGCAGTTGCGCGTCATCGACCGTGGTGTCGGTGGCGTCACGGAGACCAACGTCAACCTGGCAGCGGCTTCCAACGCGATCATCATCGGCTTCAACGTCCGTGCCGAAGGCAAGGCGACCGAGCTGGCGAACCGCGAGGGTGTCGACATCCGGTACTACTCGGTGATCTACCAGGCCATCGACGAGGTCGAGAAGGCTCTCAAGGGTCTGCTCAAGCCGGTGTACGAAGAGGTCGAGCTGGGCAAGGCGGAGATCCGCGCCATGTTCCGTTCGTCCAAGATCGGCAACATTGCCGGTTGCTTGGTCACGTCGGGCAGCATCCGTCGCAACGCCAAGGCACGTCTCATCCGCGACAGCAAGGTTGTCGCCGAGACGGTCACCATCTCCTCGCTCAAGCGGGAGAAGGAAGACGCCACCGAGGTTCGCGAAGGCTACGAATGTGGTCTGACCGTCACCTACTCCGATATCAAGATCGGTGACGTTCTGGAGTGCTACGAGCTTCGTGAGAAGCCGCGCGACTAG
- a CDS encoding DUF503 domain-containing protein, translating to MFVGALEFDILFGDVHSLKEKRSLVSPILTELRRFGISAAEAGEQGRLRRALVGVAAVSSSMDHLHDVLDRCERAVAARPEMQLLAVRRRIFGPED from the coding sequence ATGTTCGTAGGTGCGTTGGAGTTCGACATTCTTTTCGGAGATGTCCACTCCCTCAAGGAAAAGCGTTCGCTGGTGTCGCCGATTCTGACTGAACTGCGACGTTTCGGGATCAGTGCGGCGGAAGCCGGCGAGCAGGGGCGTCTACGCCGCGCCTTGGTCGGTGTTGCTGCTGTCAGTTCGTCGATGGATCATCTGCACGACGTGCTCGATCGTTGTGAGCGAGCCGTTGCGGCGCGACCGGAAATGCAGTTACTTGCCGTTCGACGACGCATCTTCGGTCCCGAGGACTGA
- the rbfA gene encoding 30S ribosome-binding factor RbfA, producing MVDPARARKLAKRIGTIVATAIDHEIKDPRLAFVTITDTKVTNDLHDATVYYTVMGEKVDSAPDVEAAAAGLEKAKGVLRSKVGAGTGVRFTPTLTFVADTVPDTARHMEELLARARAADGELAKAREGAQPAGDADPYKEPRVAADDEDDVAASDARDLD from the coding sequence ATGGTGGATCCCGCCCGGGCCCGTAAGCTCGCAAAACGAATCGGCACGATTGTCGCGACTGCAATCGACCACGAGATCAAGGATCCGCGGCTTGCTTTTGTGACCATCACCGACACGAAGGTCACCAACGACCTGCACGATGCGACTGTGTATTACACCGTGATGGGTGAAAAGGTCGATTCCGCGCCGGACGTCGAAGCTGCTGCAGCCGGTCTCGAGAAGGCCAAGGGTGTGCTCCGGTCGAAGGTGGGCGCCGGTACCGGTGTCCGTTTCACACCGACGCTGACGTTTGTCGCGGACACCGTCCCTGACACTGCGCGCCACATGGAAGAGCTGTTGGCGAGGGCGCGTGCCGCGGACGGCGAGCTCGCCAAGGCTCGCGAGGGAGCCCAGCCTGCCGGTGATGCAGATCCGTACAAGGAGCCACGAGTAGCGGCGGACGACGAGGATGACGTCGCTGCCTCTGATGCTCGAGACCTCGACTGA
- a CDS encoding bifunctional oligoribonuclease/PAP phosphatase NrnA — MTITARADGDSCEDPCLVDFARAIDVLDAARTATILCHIQPDADTIGSGLALGLVLERRGVSVQVAFSRPADLPESMLGFPARHLLVPPAAVRSEVDVLVTVDVGSTGRLGALADRLAGAASTVVVDHHRSNSEFGAINVVDDSAASTTALLARLFDSWGVEIDRDVAHCLYAGLVTDTGSFRWGGPSTHVLAARLLATGIDGDAIARQLLDTHPFGWLPMLSSVLGSATLVRSAAGGRGLVYAVIRREDIGDLRSEEIESVVDIVRTTAEAEVAAVLKESDTGSWSISLRAKTDVDVSAVAESLGGGGHRLSAGYTSTDSSEQTVAALIAALG; from the coding sequence ATGACGATCACCGCACGCGCTGACGGAGATTCTTGCGAGGATCCCTGCCTGGTGGATTTCGCGCGGGCAATCGACGTGCTGGATGCGGCCCGGACGGCAACTATTCTGTGCCACATCCAGCCTGACGCGGACACGATCGGAAGCGGTCTGGCGCTGGGGTTGGTGCTCGAGCGTAGGGGAGTTTCGGTTCAGGTCGCGTTCAGTCGGCCCGCGGATTTACCCGAGTCCATGCTCGGATTCCCCGCTCGGCATCTGTTGGTTCCGCCGGCCGCCGTGCGTTCCGAGGTGGATGTCCTGGTCACTGTCGACGTGGGCAGTACCGGGCGCCTGGGTGCCCTCGCGGATCGGCTTGCGGGTGCGGCCAGCACCGTCGTCGTGGATCATCATCGATCCAATTCGGAATTCGGTGCGATCAACGTCGTGGATGATTCCGCAGCATCGACGACGGCTCTGCTGGCACGGTTGTTCGATTCGTGGGGCGTCGAGATCGATCGTGACGTAGCGCATTGCCTGTATGCCGGGCTCGTGACCGATACCGGCTCCTTCCGTTGGGGCGGACCGTCGACGCACGTTCTTGCGGCCCGATTGTTGGCCACCGGCATCGACGGTGACGCCATCGCTCGGCAACTCCTCGATACTCATCCGTTCGGCTGGTTGCCGATGCTGTCGTCGGTGCTCGGTTCAGCGACGTTGGTGCGCAGCGCCGCGGGTGGTCGCGGTCTGGTGTACGCGGTGATCCGCCGCGAAGACATCGGAGATTTGCGCTCCGAGGAAATCGAGAGTGTCGTCGACATCGTGCGGACCACAGCGGAAGCCGAGGTTGCCGCGGTTCTGAAGGAGTCGGACACCGGCAGTTGGTCGATATCGTTGCGCGCGAAGACCGATGTCGACGTCTCCGCTGTTGCGGAGAGTCTTGGTGGCGGTGGTCATCGACTCTCTGCGGGCTACACCTCGACCGATTCGAGTGAGCAGACGGTTGCAGCGTTGATTGCCGCATTAGGGTGA
- a CDS encoding MATE family efflux transporter has product MTASDSAATKSGADVDVTGRRIFGLALPALGVLAAEPLYLLFDIAVVGRLGALPLAGLAVGGLILSLVSTQLTFLSYGTTARAARLHGAGRDREAIGEGVQATWLALAIGLLLVAVVQAVAGPLTSAVAGGSDIADAAESWLRIAVLGVPLILVALAGNGWMRGLQNTIRPLRFVLVGLGISAVLCPILVHGLWGAPRLELEGSAVANLVGQSISGIMFAWALFREPVSARPRVSIMRAQMVMGRDLILRSLAFQACFVSAAAVASRFGAAVVGAHQVVLQLWNLVALLLDSLAIAAQTLIGAALGGGFAAAAKKMAWRITVWSTVFAVLLAVVFAAGHSVIPQLFTADDDVLAQMSIAWWFFVAIMPVAGIVFALDGVLLGAGDVAFMRNATMACAVIGFLPAIWMSLAFDWGLAGIWAGLTVFVVLRMIAVSWRALSGKWAVTGTETTAHAVERSSEEAEGSWQQS; this is encoded by the coding sequence GTGACCGCATCCGACAGCGCTGCGACAAAGTCCGGCGCGGATGTCGACGTGACCGGCCGTCGCATCTTCGGGTTGGCGTTGCCCGCGTTGGGTGTGCTGGCAGCAGAGCCGCTCTATCTCCTGTTCGACATCGCGGTCGTGGGTCGGCTCGGAGCTCTTCCGTTGGCGGGTCTGGCGGTGGGCGGGCTCATCCTGTCGTTGGTGAGTACTCAGTTGACGTTCCTGTCGTACGGAACGACGGCTCGTGCCGCTCGACTGCATGGCGCAGGTCGCGATCGCGAGGCGATCGGTGAGGGTGTTCAGGCAACCTGGTTGGCGTTGGCCATCGGGTTGTTGTTGGTGGCAGTGGTGCAGGCGGTTGCCGGGCCGTTGACGTCGGCGGTGGCGGGCGGTTCCGATATCGCGGATGCGGCAGAGAGTTGGCTGCGCATCGCGGTGCTGGGTGTGCCGCTCATTCTGGTAGCCCTCGCCGGCAACGGCTGGATGCGAGGCCTGCAGAACACAATCCGTCCGCTGCGCTTCGTTCTTGTGGGACTGGGGATTTCGGCAGTTCTGTGCCCGATCCTGGTTCACGGACTGTGGGGTGCGCCGCGCCTCGAGCTCGAAGGTTCGGCAGTCGCGAATCTTGTCGGTCAGAGTATCTCCGGGATTATGTTCGCGTGGGCATTGTTCCGTGAACCCGTCTCGGCCAGACCACGTGTGTCGATCATGCGCGCGCAGATGGTCATGGGCCGCGATCTGATTCTGCGCAGCCTCGCATTTCAAGCCTGTTTCGTATCGGCTGCGGCGGTTGCGTCGCGATTCGGAGCAGCAGTGGTGGGTGCGCATCAGGTGGTTCTGCAGTTGTGGAACCTGGTTGCGCTGCTTCTCGATTCATTGGCAATAGCCGCGCAGACGCTCATCGGGGCCGCATTGGGCGGCGGATTTGCGGCCGCTGCCAAGAAAATGGCGTGGCGGATCACAGTGTGGTCGACGGTCTTCGCAGTGCTGTTGGCCGTGGTGTTCGCCGCCGGGCATTCGGTGATTCCACAACTGTTCACCGCTGACGACGACGTGCTTGCGCAGATGTCGATCGCCTGGTGGTTCTTTGTCGCGATCATGCCGGTGGCGGGCATCGTGTTTGCGCTAGACGGAGTTCTCCTCGGAGCCGGTGATGTCGCCTTCATGAGAAATGCCACCATGGCGTGTGCGGTGATCGGATTTCTGCCGGCGATCTGGATGTCGCTGGCCTTCGACTGGGGGTTGGCCGGAATCTGGGCGGGCCTGACCGTGTTTGTCGTACTGCGGATGATTGCGGTGTCGTGGCGTGCGCTTTCGGGCAAGTGGGCTGTGACGGGAACCGAGACAACTGCGCATGCAGTCGAGCGTTCAAGTGAGGAAGCTGAGGGATCGTGGCAGCAAAGCTGA
- a CDS encoding metallophosphoesterase yields MAAKLMAVSDIHVGHNGNKPMTEELFPDSPDDWLILAGDVSEKTDDIRWALTLLRSRFAKVIWIPGNHELWTTAKDPVQIHGAPRYEYLVNMCREIDVITPEDPFPVWEGEDGPVTLVPMFLLYDYSFLPVGARDKEHGLEIARDKNVVATDEFLLSSQPYATRDAWCRARIAYTQERLDALPEGTKTVLINHFPLVRQPTDVLIYPEFALWCGTTLTADWHVKYNAVCSVYGHLHIPRTTYYDGVRFEEVSLGYPREWRRRGLPEKLLRQILPVPEYPPGTLNKWGGHFKVTPEQEAEVERMRSGR; encoded by the coding sequence GTGGCAGCAAAGCTGATGGCAGTGAGCGACATTCATGTCGGTCACAACGGCAACAAGCCGATGACGGAGGAACTGTTCCCGGATTCGCCGGACGATTGGTTGATCCTGGCCGGCGACGTATCGGAGAAGACCGACGACATTCGCTGGGCGCTCACGCTCCTGCGCTCCCGCTTCGCGAAGGTCATCTGGATTCCCGGAAACCACGAACTGTGGACGACGGCCAAGGACCCGGTACAGATTCACGGCGCTCCGCGCTACGAGTATCTGGTCAACATGTGCCGCGAGATCGACGTCATCACGCCGGAGGATCCGTTCCCGGTGTGGGAGGGCGAAGACGGTCCGGTGACCCTCGTGCCGATGTTCCTGCTCTACGACTACTCGTTCCTGCCCGTCGGGGCGCGAGACAAGGAACACGGGCTCGAGATCGCGCGGGACAAGAACGTCGTCGCCACCGACGAGTTTCTGCTGTCGTCGCAGCCGTACGCAACCCGCGACGCGTGGTGCCGTGCCCGTATCGCGTACACGCAGGAGCGTCTGGACGCGTTGCCCGAAGGCACGAAGACCGTGCTGATCAATCACTTTCCGTTGGTTCGTCAACCAACGGACGTGCTCATCTATCCGGAATTTGCGCTGTGGTGCGGTACGACGCTGACCGCGGACTGGCATGTGAAATACAACGCCGTGTGTTCGGTCTACGGGCACCTGCATATTCCGCGGACCACCTACTACGACGGCGTCCGCTTCGAGGAAGTGTCGCTCGGATATCCACGAGAGTGGCGTCGGCGCGGCCTGCCGGAGAAACTGTTGCGGCAGATTCTGCCGGTGCCGGAGTATCCGCCGGGAACGCTCAACAAATGGGGCGGCCACTTCAAGGTGACGCCGGAGCAGGAAGCCGAAGTCGAGCGTATGCGCTCGGGTCGCTAG
- a CDS encoding 4'-phosphopantetheinyl transferase, protein MIEQILPGGIAIAEAFEDPPGLLPHPSEEALIGRAVEKRRREFVTTRNLARTAMGKLGVPAAPVMRGERGAPLWPKGVVGSLAHCDGYRGAVLAYSMQVRSLGIDAEPHGPLPDGVLPAVSIEDERTWLGEQAGDGPVHWDRILFCAKEATYKAWFPLTQRWLGFEDAHITFESDSDTSGTFRSKLLVPGETTSGAPLTEFDGRWMVSDGLILTAISVQ, encoded by the coding sequence GTGATCGAACAGATTCTGCCCGGCGGCATCGCCATTGCCGAGGCGTTCGAGGATCCGCCGGGGCTGCTCCCGCATCCCAGCGAAGAGGCGCTGATCGGCCGCGCGGTGGAGAAGCGTCGTCGTGAATTCGTGACGACGCGCAATCTCGCCCGCACCGCGATGGGGAAATTGGGTGTCCCGGCGGCCCCCGTCATGCGCGGGGAGCGGGGAGCGCCGTTGTGGCCGAAAGGTGTTGTCGGCAGCCTTGCACACTGCGACGGATATCGCGGCGCGGTGCTGGCGTACTCGATGCAGGTCCGTTCACTGGGGATCGACGCCGAACCCCACGGACCTCTGCCGGACGGGGTGCTTCCGGCCGTCAGTATCGAGGACGAGCGAACCTGGCTGGGCGAGCAGGCCGGCGACGGTCCAGTTCACTGGGATCGAATCCTGTTCTGCGCCAAAGAAGCCACGTACAAGGCGTGGTTCCCGCTCACACAGCGGTGGTTGGGGTTCGAGGACGCACACATCACGTTCGAATCCGACTCGGATACGTCTGGCACGTTCCGCTCGAAGTTGTTGGTCCCGGGAGAGACGACGTCCGGTGCGCCGCTCACCGAATTCGACGGCAGGTGGATGGTCTCCGACGGGCTGATCCTGACGGCAATTTCGGTGCAGTGA